One window of the Niallia circulans genome contains the following:
- a CDS encoding YhgE/Pip domain-containing protein: MKQSLLKAELSSIFKNKMVLISVIAIVFVPILYAGIYLWAFWDPYGNLDKLPVAVVNEDTGTEMNGKSLDIGKDLVENLKDSEDFNFKFVDKETGYKNLENQKYYMLIEIPKDFSNNATTLLEDNPQKLDLKYVSNPGYNFISSQIGNSAIEKIKQGVSKEVTETYAESIFENITKMSDGLKTASNGAKDLKDGTDKVKSGTEEVYKNLETLAEKSIQFSDGVNSANNGVKELANGADDLNQGLTQLQSAQGKLNDAAQKLQGGDQAILDGVSQAKDGINTVKANIPSLIEGTNKLQTGSNTLTQGLTDWSDKSAQLAAGANQLHEGATTLQETVNAIMPMLQGLPEENKQQLVAALKGLVDGSSSIATNTKALSQAADQLAAGGTSLSNGITDLNKGQKQLQTGINQLSDGSSQLENGVKQQVAGQEQFVAGMNKYASEFAKAVNGSTKLSTGANTLVSGMNTLATGSNALSDGTDLLKDGSKKLVNGTSSLLDGSKELSSKLSDGAEEASSIHSDEKTYDMIAEPILVDQDKVSDVPNYGTGLAPYFISLGLFVGALMLSIVFSFAEPEEQPKSGIRWFLSKTIILIGVGILQALVACFVLLVILGMEVESVPLFILFTILTSLVFFSIIQFLVTLFGNPGRFIIVIIMIFQLTTSAGTFPLELIPNVLQHIHNLLPMSYSVAGLKAVISTGDMDFMWHNAEILGIYPLIFFAGTAAYFIFKYKRYYTNKEVEVTVE; this comes from the coding sequence ATGAAACAAAGTTTACTAAAGGCAGAGCTGTCCTCTATTTTTAAAAATAAAATGGTGCTGATCTCTGTTATCGCTATTGTGTTTGTTCCAATACTATATGCAGGTATTTATTTATGGGCCTTCTGGGATCCTTATGGAAACTTAGACAAATTGCCTGTTGCTGTTGTAAATGAAGATACAGGGACAGAGATGAATGGAAAATCATTAGATATCGGAAAAGATTTAGTAGAAAATTTAAAGGATAGCGAAGACTTTAATTTTAAATTTGTCGATAAAGAAACTGGTTATAAAAATTTAGAAAATCAGAAGTATTATATGCTGATAGAAATTCCAAAAGATTTTTCAAATAATGCGACAACATTGCTTGAAGATAATCCACAAAAATTGGACCTGAAATATGTTTCTAATCCAGGATATAATTTTATTTCTTCTCAAATAGGCAATTCCGCAATTGAAAAAATAAAGCAAGGTGTTAGTAAAGAAGTGACAGAAACTTATGCGGAATCTATTTTTGAAAATATTACGAAAATGTCAGACGGCTTAAAAACAGCAAGTAATGGTGCAAAAGATTTAAAAGATGGAACAGATAAAGTAAAGTCGGGTACCGAAGAAGTGTATAAAAATCTAGAAACACTTGCTGAAAAGTCTATACAATTTTCTGATGGTGTTAATAGTGCTAATAATGGAGTGAAAGAGCTCGCCAATGGAGCAGATGATTTAAATCAAGGATTAACGCAATTGCAATCAGCCCAAGGGAAATTAAATGATGCTGCACAGAAATTGCAAGGGGGAGACCAGGCAATTCTTGATGGTGTTTCGCAAGCGAAAGATGGAATCAACACAGTTAAAGCCAATATTCCTTCGTTAATTGAAGGGACAAATAAGCTGCAAACAGGCTCCAATACTTTAACGCAAGGCTTAACAGACTGGAGCGATAAATCAGCACAATTAGCTGCTGGAGCTAATCAGTTGCATGAAGGTGCAACAACCTTACAGGAAACAGTTAATGCGATAATGCCTATGCTGCAAGGGTTACCAGAAGAAAATAAGCAACAGCTTGTAGCAGCACTTAAAGGGTTGGTGGATGGCAGTTCTTCCATTGCCACCAATACAAAAGCGTTAAGTCAAGCAGCAGACCAGCTGGCAGCCGGCGGAACAAGCTTGTCTAATGGCATAACAGACTTAAATAAAGGGCAAAAACAATTGCAAACAGGCATTAATCAGCTGAGTGATGGAAGCAGCCAGCTAGAAAATGGGGTAAAACAGCAGGTAGCTGGTCAGGAACAATTTGTAGCTGGTATGAATAAGTATGCTTCTGAATTCGCAAAAGCTGTTAATGGTTCTACTAAATTATCCACTGGTGCAAACACCTTAGTATCAGGAATGAATACACTTGCAACAGGATCGAATGCTTTATCAGATGGAACCGATTTGCTAAAAGACGGATCAAAAAAATTGGTAAATGGAACATCTTCTTTATTAGATGGAAGCAAGGAGCTTTCGTCTAAATTATCAGACGGAGCTGAGGAAGCAAGTTCCATCCATTCTGATGAAAAAACATATGACATGATAGCAGAACCAATCTTAGTTGACCAAGATAAAGTATCGGATGTGCCAAACTATGGAACAGGCTTAGCGCCATATTTCATTTCGCTAGGACTATTTGTTGGTGCATTAATGCTCTCTATTGTGTTCTCTTTTGCAGAACCAGAAGAACAGCCGAAAAGTGGAATTCGTTGGTTCTTAAGCAAAACGATTATTTTGATTGGGGTAGGAATCTTACAGGCTTTAGTTGCCTGCTTTGTGTTGCTAGTCATCTTAGGAATGGAAGTGGAAAGTGTACCATTATTTATCCTATTTACTATTCTAACTAGTTTAGTATTTTTCTCGATTATTCAATTTTTGGTTACTTTATTTGGAAATCCAGGACGATTTATTATTGTCATCATCATGATTTTCCAATTAACAACTAGTGCGGGTACTTTCCCGTTAGAGTTAATACCAAATGTTTTACAACATATTCACAATCTCTTGCCAATGTCTTATTCAGTAGCTGGATTAAAAGCTGTTATCTCTACTGGGGATATGGACTTTATGTGGCATAATGCAGAGATTCTTGGTATTTATCCACTTATATTCTTTGCGGGTACAGCTGCTTACTTTATTTTTAAATACAAACGGTATTATACAAATAAGGAAGTAGAAGTAACGGTAGAATAA
- a CDS encoding competence protein ComK, translated as MEENYLIVEKYYINYHTLAVLPYIVANGDIYSKVYEHNNVFLCKRSPLMIVKATCGYLGSSYEGRREGTRQLMTYYHKLPIVIDDFNSVYFFPTHSPRNNNCAWISLHHILDTKKIEASKVRITFQNLQSVEIGVSLYTLRNQIMRTNSLKTLQRYNHEASINPKLTYKSLLVDKQKKLAEAQGMYKKK; from the coding sequence TTGGAAGAAAATTATTTAATAGTCGAAAAGTATTATATTAATTATCATACGCTTGCAGTCTTGCCATACATTGTAGCTAATGGCGATATCTATTCAAAGGTATATGAACATAATAATGTTTTTTTATGCAAACGTAGTCCATTAATGATTGTGAAAGCAACATGTGGTTATCTGGGAAGTTCTTACGAAGGAAGAAGGGAGGGAACTCGCCAACTAATGACCTATTATCATAAGCTGCCAATTGTAATTGATGATTTTAATTCCGTTTATTTTTTTCCCACTCATTCTCCTAGAAATAACAATTGTGCATGGATTTCTCTTCATCATATTCTTGATACAAAAAAAATAGAAGCCTCTAAAGTGAGAATAACATTTCAAAATTTGCAAAGTGTAGAAATAGGGGTTTCGCTCTATACCCTAAGAAATCAAATAATGCGGACGAACTCTCTTAAAACATTACAGCGTTATAATCATGAAGCAAGTATTAATCCTAAGTTAACATATAAAAGTTTACTGGTGGATAAACAAAAAAAATTAGCAGAAGCTCAAGGGATGTATAAAAAAAAGTAG
- a CDS encoding lipoate--protein ligase, translating to MLFIDNKGITDPRINLAIEEYALKNLDINETYLLFYINEPSIIIGKNQNTIEEINTDYVESNDIHVVRRLSGGGAVYHDLGNLSYSFITKDDGNSFHNFRKFTEPVVQALKSMGVNAELSGRNDLLAEGRKISGNAQFSTRGRMFTHGTLLFDSEMDHIVSALKVKKDKIESKGIKSVRSRVANITEFLPEKISIQEFRSLLLSYLFDGEENIQEYVLTAEDWEKIHQLSKERYQNWDWNYGKSPKFNLQHSHRFPVGQIDVRFDVVKGIVKNCKIYGDFFGVGDVEDIEKRLIGVRYDRSELEKALDDISIKHYFGNVTKEDFLQLIY from the coding sequence ATGCTGTTTATAGATAATAAAGGGATAACAGATCCACGCATTAATCTAGCAATTGAAGAGTATGCTTTGAAAAACTTAGACATAAATGAAACGTATCTTTTATTTTATATAAATGAACCTTCTATCATTATTGGGAAAAACCAGAATACGATAGAAGAAATTAATACTGATTATGTAGAATCAAATGACATACATGTTGTTAGAAGATTATCTGGTGGCGGTGCCGTCTATCATGACTTAGGTAATTTAAGTTATAGCTTTATTACAAAAGATGACGGGAATAGCTTCCATAACTTTAGAAAGTTCACTGAGCCTGTTGTTCAAGCACTTAAAAGCATGGGAGTAAATGCTGAATTAAGTGGTCGTAATGATCTTCTTGCTGAAGGTAGAAAAATTTCTGGCAATGCACAATTTTCTACAAGAGGAAGAATGTTTACGCATGGAACATTATTATTTGATTCTGAAATGGATCATATTGTGTCAGCATTAAAAGTGAAAAAAGACAAAATTGAATCTAAAGGGATCAAATCAGTAAGAAGCAGAGTAGCGAATATTACTGAATTTCTTCCAGAAAAAATATCTATTCAAGAATTTCGCAGCCTATTATTAAGCTATCTCTTCGATGGGGAAGAGAATATTCAAGAATATGTCTTAACAGCAGAGGATTGGGAAAAAATTCATCAATTATCTAAAGAAAGATATCAAAACTGGGATTGGAATTATGGTAAATCTCCTAAATTCAATTTACAGCATTCTCATCGTTTCCCAGTCGGTCAAATCGATGTAAGATTTGATGTAGTAAAAGGAATTGTGAAAAACTGCAAAATTTATGGTGATTTCTTTGGAGTTGGCGATGTAGAAGATATTGAAAAACGACTGATTGGGGTCCGCTATGATCGCTCCGAATTAGAAAAGGCATTAGACGACATTTCCATTAAGCATTATTTTGGAAATGTGACAAAAGAAGATTTTCTGCAATTGATTTATTGA
- a CDS encoding response regulator yields the protein MIRVVVVDDHEMVRKGIISYLMTEPNIHIVGEANSGQTAVQLVLKEKPDIVLMDLLMDNGNGIEATKDILKGYPSCKVIIITSFYDEAQVIPAIEAGAFSYLLKTASATEVVRAINKAYSGEAVIEPKVANVMVKKLRATERKPHDDLTERELEVLMCIGEGMTNQAISEELYIGIKTVKTHVSNILSKLAVADRTQAAVYANRNGIIKTR from the coding sequence GGTGAGAAAAGGAATTATTTCTTATTTAATGACAGAACCAAATATTCATATTGTAGGAGAGGCAAATAGTGGTCAGACGGCAGTTCAGCTTGTACTCAAGGAGAAGCCGGATATTGTGTTAATGGATTTATTAATGGACAATGGGAATGGTATCGAAGCGACAAAGGATATTTTAAAGGGGTATCCTAGCTGCAAAGTTATCATTATCACAAGCTTCTATGATGAAGCACAAGTTATTCCGGCAATAGAAGCAGGCGCATTTAGTTATTTATTAAAAACAGCAAGTGCTACAGAGGTTGTACGGGCAATTAATAAAGCTTATAGTGGCGAAGCAGTGATTGAGCCAAAGGTTGCTAACGTGATGGTGAAAAAATTGCGAGCAACAGAAAGAAAACCACATGATGATTTAACAGAAAGAGAATTAGAAGTATTAATGTGCATTGGAGAAGGAATGACTAATCAGGCCATTAGTGAAGAACTATATATTGGAATCAAAACAGTAAAAACACATGTAAGCAATATTTTATCGAAATTAGCAGTAGCCGACCGAACCCAAGCTGCTGTATATGCCAATAGAAATGGCATTATTAAAACAAGATAG
- the hemH gene encoding ferrochelatase has product MSRKKMGLLVMAYGTPYKEEDIERYYTDIRHGRKPTDEMLHDLKSRYEAIGGISPLAKITMEQAKGLEAHLNEIQDDIEFKMYIGLKHIEPFVEDAVKMMHEDGIKEAVSIVLAPHYSTFSIKAYNNRAKEEAKKLGGLTIHSIESWYKEPKFISYWVNQLKETYAKMSQEERENAALIVSAHSLPEKILQYGDPYPDQLKDTAELIAKGAGISTYYLGWQSAGNTPDPWLGPDVQDLTRDLHAKYGYKAFVYVPVGFVAEHLEVLYDNDYECLVVTEEVGASYYRPKMPNAQPEFIDALATVVLKEIAVPIKG; this is encoded by the coding sequence ATGAGTCGAAAAAAAATGGGCCTTCTTGTTATGGCATATGGAACACCATATAAGGAAGAAGATATTGAAAGATATTATACAGATATTAGACATGGAAGAAAGCCGACAGATGAAATGCTTCATGATTTAAAGAGTCGCTATGAAGCAATTGGAGGAATCTCTCCATTAGCAAAAATTACGATGGAACAAGCAAAGGGACTAGAAGCGCATCTTAATGAAATACAAGACGATATTGAATTTAAAATGTATATAGGATTAAAGCATATTGAACCATTTGTAGAAGATGCAGTAAAGATGATGCATGAAGATGGAATCAAAGAGGCAGTGAGTATTGTGTTAGCCCCTCATTACTCTACCTTCAGTATTAAGGCATATAATAATCGTGCAAAAGAAGAAGCAAAAAAATTAGGCGGCTTAACCATTCATAGTATTGAAAGCTGGTATAAGGAGCCTAAATTTATTAGCTATTGGGTTAATCAATTAAAAGAGACCTACGCTAAAATGTCGCAAGAAGAACGAGAGAATGCAGCGTTAATTGTCTCTGCACATAGTTTACCAGAAAAAATCCTTCAATATGGAGATCCATATCCAGACCAATTAAAGGATACAGCAGAGTTAATTGCAAAGGGAGCAGGTATTTCTACTTATTATCTAGGCTGGCAAAGTGCGGGGAATACACCAGATCCTTGGCTTGGTCCAGATGTTCAGGATTTAACAAGAGATTTACATGCAAAATATGGATATAAAGCATTTGTATATGTGCCAGTAGGATTTGTAGCGGAACATTTAGAAGTCTTATATGACAATGATTATGAGTGCCTTGTTGTGACAGAAGAAGTTGGAGCAAGCTATTATCGACCAAAAATGCCAAATGCTCAGCCGGAATTTATTGATGCATTAGCGACAGTGGTTTTAAAAGAAATTGCAGTGCCAATTAAAGGATAA
- a CDS encoding antibiotic biosynthesis monooxygenase: MNIYLTSGTYDYLGKKYENKFSTETLLLMQEEASDRAILLHESQAPSFFQEPRSYDILFSYGMLENKGFITMNHIPVSEENKPVFEHKMMKYFTSIANKAMTAIRFLRPAKGDTYILFCLWEEKANYIKWKQQEANAEAPIGKSNEKSWNSSQHSIFNGKPYFVQLTIPDEEKA; the protein is encoded by the coding sequence GTGAATATTTATCTTACTAGCGGAACCTATGATTATTTAGGGAAGAAATACGAAAATAAATTTTCAACTGAAACCTTGTTATTAATGCAGGAAGAAGCCAGCGATCGGGCGATACTACTACACGAAAGTCAAGCTCCTTCTTTCTTCCAAGAACCAAGAAGCTATGACATTTTATTCAGTTATGGAATGTTAGAAAATAAAGGATTTATTACCATGAATCATATTCCAGTAAGTGAAGAAAATAAACCTGTTTTCGAACATAAGATGATGAAATACTTCACATCTATCGCAAACAAAGCAATGACAGCTATTCGCTTCCTTCGCCCTGCCAAAGGAGACACATATATCCTCTTTTGTCTATGGGAAGAAAAAGCGAATTATATAAAATGGAAACAGCAAGAAGCAAATGCAGAAGCTCCTATTGGTAAAAGTAATGAAAAAAGCTGGAATAGTTCCCAGCATTCTATCTTTAATGGAAAACCGTATTTCGTACAATTAACAATTCCAGATGAAGAAAAAGCGTAA
- the hemE gene encoding uroporphyrinogen decarboxylase yields the protein MNKQMKDTFIKAAKGQPTEYVPVWYMRQAGRSQPEYRAIKEKYSLFEITHQPELCAYVTKLPVDQYDVDAAVLYKDIMTPLPAIGVDVEIKSGIGPVIENPIRSMEDITRLGMLHPEQDIKYVLDTIRLLTTEQLNVPLIGFSGAPFTLASYMIEGGPSKNYHKTKAFMYAKPDAWHALMEKLGDMVVTYVKAQINAGASAIQIFDSWVGALNVEDYRLFIKPVMHRIFSELESENVPFIMHGVGASHLALEWNELSLDVVGLDWRLPISDARKMGITKAVQGNLDPAVLLAPWSVIEERAKQIIEQGIEQPGFIFNLGHGVFPDVDPAVLKKLTGFIHEYSGDLLSKRARK from the coding sequence ATGAATAAACAGATGAAAGATACATTTATTAAAGCGGCAAAAGGACAGCCCACTGAATATGTTCCGGTATGGTATATGCGACAGGCAGGTCGTTCGCAGCCTGAATACCGAGCAATTAAAGAGAAATATTCTTTATTTGAAATAACGCATCAGCCAGAGCTATGTGCTTATGTTACGAAATTACCGGTTGATCAGTATGATGTCGATGCTGCAGTATTATATAAAGATATTATGACACCACTGCCTGCCATTGGGGTAGATGTGGAAATAAAATCAGGAATCGGACCTGTGATAGAGAATCCTATTCGGTCAATGGAGGATATTACAAGACTTGGTATGTTACATCCTGAGCAAGATATTAAATATGTCCTTGACACGATAAGACTGCTTACAACCGAGCAATTAAATGTTCCGTTGATAGGCTTTTCCGGTGCTCCTTTTACTCTTGCTAGTTACATGATTGAAGGTGGACCATCCAAAAACTATCATAAGACAAAAGCGTTTATGTATGCTAAACCAGACGCTTGGCATGCTTTAATGGAAAAGCTTGGTGATATGGTGGTTACTTATGTGAAGGCGCAAATTAATGCAGGTGCTAGTGCGATTCAAATTTTCGATTCATGGGTAGGCGCATTAAATGTGGAGGACTACCGCTTATTTATAAAGCCTGTTATGCATAGAATTTTTTCTGAGCTGGAGAGTGAAAATGTTCCCTTCATTATGCACGGAGTCGGGGCGAGTCATTTGGCACTTGAATGGAATGAGCTTTCCTTGGATGTAGTTGGCTTAGATTGGCGCTTACCTATATCAGATGCAAGGAAAATGGGAATAACTAAAGCTGTCCAAGGAAATCTAGATCCCGCAGTCCTTCTTGCACCATGGAGTGTTATTGAGGAAAGAGCGAAACAAATCATTGAACAGGGAATAGAACAGCCAGGCTTTATCTTTAATTTAGGACATGGTGTGTTCCCAGATGTAGATCCAGCTGTGTTGAAAAAATTGACTGGTTTTATTCATGAATATTCCGGTGACTTACTAAGTAAGCGTGCGCGCAAATAA
- a CDS encoding TetR/AcrR family transcriptional regulator, protein MAVDRRKLILEAATKSFSMFGYKATTMDHVAKIANVGKGTIYTFFKNKEELFFEIVNDLITEMKERADESFDSSSTFMENAHRAVMNMLEYRKEHHLTVKLFQEQREIGTLEVKEVISHLENAILNYMKTRVQEAVDKGEIHTQNPELTSFIIIKVYLALIFEWEKHHPPLTTEEIASSFELHLFHGIANPLNK, encoded by the coding sequence TTGGCTGTTGACCGTAGGAAGCTTATTTTAGAAGCGGCGACTAAATCATTTTCTATGTTTGGTTATAAAGCAACAACTATGGATCATGTTGCTAAAATTGCAAATGTAGGTAAAGGAACGATTTATACTTTTTTTAAGAATAAGGAGGAGCTCTTTTTTGAAATAGTTAATGATTTAATTACAGAAATGAAGGAAAGAGCTGATGAGTCATTTGATTCTTCTTCTACGTTTATGGAAAATGCCCATCGTGCAGTGATGAATATGCTTGAATACCGCAAAGAGCATCATCTGACGGTTAAGCTTTTTCAAGAACAGCGTGAAATTGGTACGCTGGAAGTAAAAGAAGTAATTAGCCATTTAGAAAATGCGATCTTAAATTATATGAAAACACGTGTACAAGAAGCAGTAGATAAAGGAGAAATTCACACACAGAATCCAGAGCTGACATCCTTTATTATTATTAAAGTATACTTAGCGCTCATTTTTGAGTGGGAGAAACATCATCCACCGCTTACTACAGAGGAAATCGCATCGAGTTTTGAATTACATCTATTTCATGGAATAGCAAATCCGCTTAATAAATGA
- a CDS encoding IDEAL domain-containing protein yields the protein MNDKSYTEFTKLSGQKKNTNTYVKDLYIEMLLSEIQLKNEKANLMSLIDKAIDEHDRKTFNELSNEFNLLCKRFGT from the coding sequence ATGAATGATAAGTCCTATACTGAGTTTACAAAGTTAAGTGGCCAGAAAAAAAACACAAATACTTATGTAAAAGACCTCTATATTGAAATGTTGCTTTCTGAAATTCAATTAAAAAATGAAAAAGCAAATTTGATGTCCTTGATTGATAAAGCCATTGATGAACATGACAGAAAAACATTTAACGAACTGAGCAACGAATTTAACTTATTATGTAAGCGCTTCGGAACTTGA
- a CDS encoding M48 family metallopeptidase, producing MTRKIGFYAVVAYVLYGLFFYWYLFQYTSPALPFEYQGSQADPSTFLNSRELVLSEEYSRVRNFLFFISTPFEWLFYLFVLLFGFSKVFKKWGEASAKYKSMQTAIYLFWLNITAFIITFPLSYISYSVSKTYHISTQSFPSWMKDQFIDFWVNYVILFLIVSVLYWLMNKSQKRWWLYAWVLSIPFTLFLTFIQPVVIDPLYNDFTPLKDKELEAEILKLASASDIPADHVFEVNMSDKTSALNAYVTGIGSNARIVLWDTSLKELENDEILFVMAHEMAHYVEKHIYIGLGISLFTSLFGLYFIYKLLHWIVNRWGAALKIAKVEDIQSFPLILLLTSMLLFTVNPLTNVISRYEEKRADHYAVELTENPEAGIVTFQELAKTGLSEVNPPLLVKIFRYSHPTMLERISKLEEESIRLQNQKK from the coding sequence ATGACTAGAAAAATTGGCTTTTATGCAGTAGTTGCCTATGTGTTATATGGTTTGTTTTTTTATTGGTATTTATTTCAATATACTAGTCCAGCTTTGCCCTTTGAATATCAAGGTTCTCAAGCAGATCCAAGTACTTTTTTAAATAGCAGAGAATTGGTATTAAGTGAAGAATATTCACGGGTAAGGAACTTCTTGTTTTTTATTTCTACACCATTTGAATGGCTTTTTTACTTATTTGTTTTGTTATTTGGCTTTTCCAAAGTATTTAAAAAATGGGGAGAGGCTTCTGCGAAATATAAGTCGATGCAAACGGCTATTTACTTATTCTGGCTGAATATTACTGCCTTTATCATCACCTTTCCACTTAGTTATATTAGTTACTCTGTATCAAAAACCTATCATATTTCTACTCAAAGCTTTCCTTCTTGGATGAAGGATCAATTTATTGATTTTTGGGTGAATTATGTCATTCTGTTTCTTATTGTTTCCGTTTTATACTGGCTAATGAACAAGAGTCAAAAGAGATGGTGGCTTTATGCCTGGGTTCTATCCATTCCTTTTACCTTATTTCTCACGTTTATTCAGCCTGTCGTCATTGATCCGCTATACAATGATTTCACTCCTTTAAAGGATAAAGAATTAGAGGCAGAGATATTGAAGCTTGCGAGTGCTTCTGACATTCCAGCCGATCATGTTTTTGAAGTAAATATGTCAGATAAAACGAGTGCATTAAATGCTTATGTTACTGGAATAGGGAGCAATGCAAGAATTGTGCTGTGGGATACTAGTTTAAAGGAATTAGAGAATGACGAAATTTTATTTGTAATGGCACATGAAATGGCTCATTATGTAGAAAAACATATTTATATAGGATTAGGTATCTCCTTATTTACATCTTTATTTGGTTTATATTTTATTTATAAATTGCTGCACTGGATTGTAAATAGATGGGGGGCAGCACTTAAAATTGCAAAAGTAGAGGATATACAATCCTTTCCTTTAATTCTTTTATTAACTTCCATGCTGCTATTTACTGTAAACCCATTAACTAATGTCATTTCAAGATATGAGGAAAAAAGAGCTGATCACTATGCGGTCGAATTAACAGAAAATCCAGAGGCTGGTATTGTGACATTTCAAGAGCTAGCAAAAACGGGACTGAGTGAAGTAAATCCACCTTTATTGGTGAAAATATTCCGCTATAGCCACCCGACGATGCTGGAGAGAATTAGTAAATTGGAAGAAGAAAGCATTCGATTACAAAATCAGAAAAAATAA